Proteins from one Roseovarius nanhaiticus genomic window:
- a CDS encoding MarR family winged helix-turn-helix transcriptional regulator, whose product MSMHKHMGPIAHDQGFMAGYLDALSLVERLHRLLLDVIKDEFERVGVLDINAVQALLLFNIGDHEVTAGELKSRGYYQGSNVSYNLKKLVEMEYMHHQRCEIDRRSVRVRLTAKGREIRDVVTDLFGRHAEGLQSNGVLGADGIDQIAASLRRVERYWTDQIRYIY is encoded by the coding sequence ATGAGCATGCACAAACACATGGGGCCCATTGCCCATGACCAGGGCTTCATGGCCGGATACCTCGACGCGTTGTCGCTCGTCGAACGGTTGCACCGGCTGCTGCTGGACGTGATCAAGGATGAGTTCGAGCGCGTCGGCGTTCTGGACATCAACGCGGTGCAGGCACTGCTGCTGTTCAACATCGGCGATCACGAGGTGACGGCGGGCGAACTCAAGTCGCGCGGTTACTATCAGGGCAGCAATGTCAGCTACAATCTCAAGAAACTGGTCGAGATGGAGTATATGCACCATCAGCGCTGCGAGATCGACCGCCGGTCCGTCCGGGTGCGCCTGACGGCGAAAGGGCGCGAGATCCGCGACGTTGTCACCGATCTTTTTGGACGGCATGCCGAGGGTCTGCAGTCGAACGGTGTGCTTGGTGCCGACGGGATCGACCAGATCGCCGCGTCCTTGCGGCGGGTCGAGCGCTATTGGACCGATCAGATCCGCTATATCTACTGA
- a CDS encoding DUF1194 domain-containing protein, with translation MRRAYRRMARVTGLAGLALAICLAAAPANAACRLALALGLDVSGSVDDVEYRLQLGGVADALMASEVQAAMFAMPGAHVSLAVYQWGAEDQQNLLIGWTDLKSREDVTRVTESLVAYEARFRDPYTALGAAMRYGAALLRERPECWQHTLDISGDGPSNAGPAPQDALTDPQSRITVNALVINPGSRDNVTKDLTYTKTLLEHYRTHVLRGPGAFAETARDFDDFKAAMTRKLLRELRPAALSLAPPVQ, from the coding sequence ATGCGCCGCGCTTATCGCCGCATGGCTAGGGTCACGGGCCTGGCAGGGCTCGCCCTTGCCATTTGCCTTGCCGCCGCACCTGCGAATGCGGCGTGCCGCCTTGCCTTGGCGCTTGGGCTAGACGTGTCGGGGTCTGTGGACGACGTCGAGTATCGATTGCAGCTGGGCGGTGTGGCTGATGCGTTGATGGCCAGTGAGGTACAGGCGGCGATGTTCGCGATGCCGGGCGCGCATGTCAGCCTCGCGGTCTATCAATGGGGCGCCGAGGACCAACAAAACCTGCTGATCGGCTGGACCGATCTGAAAAGCCGTGAGGATGTGACACGCGTCACCGAAAGCCTTGTTGCGTATGAGGCGCGTTTCCGCGATCCCTACACGGCCCTTGGCGCCGCGATGCGCTATGGCGCCGCGCTGTTGCGAGAGCGGCCGGAATGCTGGCAGCACACGCTGGATATTTCGGGCGACGGGCCGTCCAATGCCGGCCCGGCGCCGCAAGATGCGCTGACGGACCCGCAAAGCCGCATCACCGTCAACGCGCTGGTGATCAATCCGGGTAGCCGCGACAACGTGACCAAGGATCTGACCTACACCAAGACCCTGCTGGAGCATTACCGCACCCACGTGTTGCGAGGCCCGGGCGCCTTTGCCGAGACGGCCCGCGACTTCGATGATTTTAAAGCCGCCATGACCCGCAAGCTCTTGCGAGAGTTGCGCCCGGCGGCTCTGTCGCTGGCCCCGCCCGTTCAGTAG
- a CDS encoding DUF1194 domain-containing protein, producing the protein MAALLWGAPLTAQAQCRLALVLALDVSASVDAEEYDLQRLGLAAALDAPDVRDAILRGQNGSVALAVFEWSGRFQQDLHLDWTLLQSHADIDRAVLALGNISRSFEGYPTSVGQALGYAASLLKRGPACDRRVIDMSGDGINNYGYGPAEAYRHFPLRDVQVNGLVILGDDAEVEAFYRREVIRGPGAFVELSAGFEGFRAAMTRKLFREINDMMLGYADAPRLSPHG; encoded by the coding sequence ATGGCGGCGCTTCTTTGGGGCGCTCCCCTGACCGCTCAGGCTCAGTGCCGGCTTGCTCTGGTTCTGGCGCTCGACGTCTCGGCGTCGGTCGATGCCGAAGAATACGACTTGCAGCGCCTCGGCCTTGCTGCGGCGCTGGATGCTCCTGATGTGCGAGATGCAATCCTGCGCGGCCAGAACGGATCGGTGGCCCTGGCGGTGTTTGAATGGTCCGGGCGGTTCCAGCAGGATTTGCATCTGGACTGGACGCTGTTGCAAAGCCATGCGGACATTGACCGCGCGGTTCTGGCGCTCGGCAATATCAGCCGCAGTTTCGAGGGGTATCCAACATCTGTCGGACAGGCGCTTGGCTATGCCGCCTCGCTGTTAAAGCGCGGGCCGGCATGTGATCGCCGCGTGATTGATATGTCCGGCGACGGCATCAACAATTACGGCTACGGCCCCGCCGAGGCTTATCGGCACTTTCCGCTTCGGGATGTGCAAGTGAACGGCCTTGTGATTTTGGGCGATGATGCCGAGGTCGAGGCATTCTACCGCCGCGAAGTGATCCGCGGCCCCGGCGCCTTCGTCGAATTGTCGGCGGGGTTCGAAGGATTCCGCGCAGCGATGACGCGCAAACTTTTCCGCGAGATCAATGACATGATGCTCGGATATGCGGATGCGCCGCGCTTATCGCCGCATGGCTAG
- a CDS encoding VOC family protein gives MTTRYLHTMVRVKDLDKTMAFFQLLGLSETRRMENEGGRFTLVFMAPEGQEECPVELTYNWDGDDKLPDDSRHFGHLAYRVDNIYDMCQHLMDNGVTINRPPRDGHMAFVRSPDNISVELLQAGDALEPAEPWASMENTGHW, from the coding sequence ATGACGACACGCTATTTGCACACGATGGTCCGGGTGAAGGATCTGGACAAGACGATGGCCTTTTTCCAGCTGCTGGGCCTCAGCGAGACGCGCCGGATGGAGAATGAAGGCGGCCGTTTCACCCTTGTTTTCATGGCACCCGAGGGGCAGGAGGAATGCCCGGTCGAGCTGACCTACAACTGGGATGGCGACGACAAGCTACCCGATGACAGTCGCCATTTCGGTCATCTGGCCTACCGCGTCGACAATATCTACGACATGTGCCAGCACCTCATGGACAATGGCGTGACCATCAACCGCCCGCCGCGCGACGGGCATATGGCCTTCGTGCGCAGCCCCGACAATATCTCGGTCGAGCTTTTGCAGGCCGGTGACGCGCTGGAGCCGGCAGAGCCCTGGGCCAGCATGGAAAACACCGGCCATTGGTAG
- the thyX gene encoding FAD-dependent thymidylate synthase, giving the protein MPLTPEQTAEIEAQRAEPQTTLRATAHGMEARLYTAYPVLDHGFVRVIDYMGDDAAITQAARVSYGKGTKSVQNDEGLIRYLMRHWHSTPFEMCEIKLHVKLPVFVARQWIRHRTANVNEYSARYSILDREFYIPAPEHLNAQSVINNQGRGDVLEGEEAQRVLRYLRDDAMRAYDHYEEMISDEGQQGLARELARMNLPANIYTQWYWKVDLHNLLHFLRLRADSHAQYEIRVYAEEICKIVADWVPFAYRAFEDYRMGGAQMSATALDCVRRMLKGETVTQENSGMSKGEWREFEGIIGQSA; this is encoded by the coding sequence ATGCCCCTCACCCCCGAGCAGACAGCCGAAATCGAGGCGCAGCGCGCCGAGCCGCAGACGACGCTTCGCGCCACCGCGCACGGGATGGAGGCGCGTCTTTATACCGCCTACCCGGTGCTGGATCACGGCTTTGTCCGGGTGATCGATTATATGGGCGACGATGCCGCGATCACGCAGGCAGCGCGGGTCAGCTATGGCAAGGGGACGAAATCGGTGCAGAACGACGAGGGGCTGATCCGCTATCTCATGCGGCACTGGCACTCGACCCCGTTCGAGATGTGCGAGATCAAGCTGCACGTGAAATTGCCCGTCTTCGTCGCGCGCCAGTGGATCCGCCACCGCACCGCCAACGTCAATGAATACTCGGCCCGCTATTCGATCCTTGACCGCGAATTCTATATCCCCGCGCCCGAGCATCTAAATGCCCAATCGGTCATCAACAATCAGGGCCGCGGCGATGTTCTGGAGGGCGAGGAGGCGCAGCGCGTGCTGCGCTATCTGCGCGATGACGCGATGCGCGCCTATGACCATTACGAAGAGATGATCTCGGACGAGGGGCAGCAGGGCCTTGCGCGCGAGCTGGCGCGCATGAATCTGCCCGCCAATATCTATACGCAATGGTATTGGAAGGTGGACCTGCACAACCTGCTGCACTTCCTGCGCCTGCGCGCCGACAGCCACGCCCAGTACGAGATCCGCGTCTATGCCGAGGAGATCTGCAAGATCGTCGCCGACTGGGTGCCCTTCGCCTACCGCGCCTTCGAGGATTATCGCATGGGCGGCGCGCAAATGTCCGCAACCGCTCTGGACTGCGTCCGCCGGATGCTGAAGGGCGAGACGGTGACGCAGGAGAATTCCGGCATGAGCAAGGGCGAATGGCGGGAGTTCGAGGGGATCATCGGGCAAAGCGCCTGA
- a CDS encoding alpha-1,2-fucosyltransferase: MGEDNLVVIRNEGGLASQIAFWALGHEFTQLGFNVKFDNSWFKSHGLDINGRFARNLDFPKAFPDLELPEASRLQSFVLRKLNNVREGNLDDIATPVYLGGFYDGGSYDRWNLVQKYQSYLFEKFAPGEEYFTERDIEILEKIERDENACGVHVRRGDLANDHRDYGKSVGQEYFLQAVEKMRSLNENTCFYFFSDEPDWIKANIANRLGPDVPHVVVDDNGSDRGFMDLYLMSRCRSFISSQGAFAKYARILGDPTRLIIEPSSRALFDEKDKNVIVLPV, translated from the coding sequence TTGGGCGAGGACAATCTGGTCGTCATTAGAAATGAAGGCGGCCTGGCAAGTCAGATCGCGTTCTGGGCGCTGGGGCATGAGTTCACCCAATTAGGGTTCAACGTCAAATTCGATAACTCGTGGTTCAAGTCACACGGGCTGGATATAAACGGCCGTTTCGCACGGAATTTGGACTTTCCAAAAGCGTTTCCGGACCTTGAGCTTCCCGAGGCATCCCGCCTTCAAAGCTTTGTTTTGCGAAAGCTCAACAATGTGCGCGAGGGAAATTTGGACGATATCGCCACACCAGTGTATCTTGGCGGTTTTTACGACGGCGGGTCCTATGACCGCTGGAACCTGGTTCAGAAATACCAAAGCTACCTATTCGAAAAATTCGCGCCGGGTGAGGAGTATTTCACAGAGCGCGACATCGAGATTCTGGAGAAAATAGAACGGGACGAAAATGCCTGTGGCGTGCACGTTCGGCGAGGAGATCTTGCCAACGATCACCGGGACTACGGAAAGTCCGTGGGCCAGGAATATTTCCTGCAAGCCGTTGAAAAGATGAGGTCCCTGAACGAAAACACCTGCTTTTATTTCTTCTCGGATGAGCCGGACTGGATCAAGGCGAACATCGCCAATCGCTTGGGGCCCGACGTCCCTCATGTCGTCGTCGATGACAATGGCTCGGATCGGGGGTTCATGGACTTGTATCTCATGTCCCGGTGCCGATCATTTATCAGCTCTCAAGGTGCATTTGCGAAATATGCTCGGATCTTGGGTGATCCTACTCGGCTCATTATCGAGCCAAGCTCTCGTGCGCTGTTTGACGAGAAGGATAAGAATGTGATCGTGTTGCCGGTCTAG
- a CDS encoding thermonuclease family protein yields the protein MTKIVSFKPAARRVPASKHRRSVLDMFRPKPWSKGRVFGARQSLLLSMVFAVAVVTGTGLQDHGTKTNAPNAAKPRSLIGGNAWNNAPPSFAGSLPGAITGRVSYVRDGDTFIVGSTPVRIANLDCPEAGTMLGDKATRRARDLVQGRTVTCRHNSQTSYDRLIGICSLADGRDFGRVMAAQIGCSLH from the coding sequence ATGACCAAGATCGTTTCATTCAAGCCAGCCGCGCGGCGGGTGCCAGCGAGTAAACACCGCCGAAGCGTGCTTGATATGTTTCGCCCGAAACCGTGGAGCAAAGGGCGCGTCTTTGGAGCGCGGCAGTCCTTGCTGCTGTCGATGGTGTTCGCCGTGGCCGTGGTCACAGGGACCGGGCTTCAGGATCATGGCACCAAGACAAACGCGCCTAACGCAGCCAAACCGCGCAGCCTCATCGGCGGAAACGCGTGGAACAACGCGCCTCCCAGTTTTGCTGGATCCTTGCCTGGGGCGATCACCGGACGGGTCAGTTACGTGCGCGACGGCGACACATTTATTGTCGGCTCAACACCTGTGCGCATTGCCAATCTCGACTGCCCAGAGGCCGGAACCATGCTCGGAGACAAGGCCACACGACGCGCCCGCGATCTCGTGCAGGGGCGGACGGTGACCTGCCGTCACAACTCACAGACATCCTATGATCGGCTGATCGGAATATGCAGCCTAGCTGACGGGCGCGATTTTGGCCGGGTTATGGCTGCCCAAATCGGTTGCAGTTTACATTAG
- a CDS encoding alpha/beta fold hydrolase, with product MLNMIEHGSTTDAPTLLIAHGLYGSARNWGVIAKRLGEARRVVAVDMRNHGESAWFETHSYPDMASDLADVIEAIGGPVDLLGHSMGGKAAMTLALTRAELVNRLIVADIAPVTYSHSQLPYIEAMKSVDLSGVERRSNAAPLLEAAVDNPTLVPFFLQSLDVAQRRWRLNLDVLAAEMPKIMSFPEVPGEFGAPTLFLSGETSDYVLPEHREVIKPRFPNARFMTLKGAGHWLHAEEPRAFVDVVGGWLERT from the coding sequence ATGTTGAACATGATAGAACACGGCAGCACCACGGACGCCCCTACCCTTCTGATTGCGCATGGCCTCTACGGTTCGGCGCGCAACTGGGGCGTCATCGCCAAGCGTCTGGGCGAGGCGCGCCGCGTTGTGGCCGTGGATATGCGCAACCACGGGGAAAGCGCATGGTTCGAGACGCATAGCTACCCCGACATGGCCTCCGATCTGGCCGACGTGATCGAGGCGATCGGCGGGCCGGTGGACCTTCTGGGCCATTCCATGGGCGGCAAGGCGGCGATGACGCTGGCCTTGACGCGGGCCGAATTGGTCAATCGGCTGATCGTCGCGGATATCGCGCCCGTCACGTACAGCCACAGCCAGCTGCCATATATCGAGGCGATGAAATCGGTGGATCTGTCGGGGGTCGAGCGCCGCAGCAATGCCGCACCGCTATTGGAAGCAGCGGTGGACAACCCAACGCTGGTGCCGTTCTTCCTGCAATCGCTGGACGTCGCCCAGCGCCGCTGGCGTTTGAACTTGGATGTCCTCGCCGCCGAGATGCCAAAGATCATGAGCTTTCCGGAGGTGCCGGGAGAATTCGGCGCTCCGACTTTGTTCCTGTCGGGCGAGACATCGGACTATGTGCTGCCCGAGCACCGCGAGGTGATCAAACCGCGCTTCCCGAACGCCCGCTTCATGACGCTGAAAGGCGCGGGACATTGGCTTCACGCGGAAGAGCCGCGGGCGTTTGTGGATGTTGTGGGCGGGTGGCTGGAACGGACCTGA
- the glyA gene encoding serine hydroxymethyltransferase: protein MSDSGFFTQSLSDRDPELYASITNELGRQRSEIELIASENIVSAAVMEAQGSVMTNKYAEGYPGRRYYGGCQHVDVAENLAIERACKLFNCGFANVQPNSGSQANQGVFTALLQPGDTILGMSLDAGGHLTHGAAPNQSGKWFNAIQYGVRRDTLNVDYDQMEALAKEHKPKMIIAGGSAIPRHLDFARIREIADTVGAWVLADVAHFAGLIAAGEYPSPFPHAHVATTTTHKTLRGPRGGMILTDDEALAKKFNSAIFPGIQGGPLMHVIAGKAVAFGEALDPSFKGYIQQVIKNAQAMADQLMKGGLDIVTGGTDTHVMLVDLRPKGVKGNVADAALGRAHITCNKNGVPFDPEKPTVTSGLRLGSPAGTTRGFKEAEFRKIADLIVEVVDGLAANGADGNEAVEEKVRKEVAQICERFPLYPNL, encoded by the coding sequence ATGTCCGATTCCGGTTTCTTCACACAGTCCCTTTCAGACCGCGACCCCGAGCTTTACGCCTCGATCACGAACGAACTGGGCCGCCAGCGCAGCGAGATCGAGCTGATCGCGTCCGAGAACATCGTCTCGGCTGCGGTGATGGAGGCCCAAGGGTCCGTCATGACCAACAAATACGCCGAGGGCTATCCGGGACGGCGCTATTATGGCGGCTGCCAGCATGTCGACGTGGCCGAGAACCTCGCGATCGAGCGGGCCTGCAAACTCTTCAACTGCGGTTTCGCCAACGTGCAGCCCAATTCGGGCAGCCAGGCAAACCAGGGCGTTTTCACCGCGCTTTTGCAGCCGGGCGACACGATCCTTGGCATGAGCCTCGATGCGGGCGGTCACCTGACGCATGGCGCGGCACCCAACCAGTCGGGCAAGTGGTTCAACGCCATCCAGTACGGCGTGCGCCGCGATACGCTGAACGTCGATTACGACCAGATGGAAGCGCTCGCCAAAGAGCATAAGCCCAAGATGATCATCGCGGGCGGCAGCGCCATCCCCCGCCACCTCGATTTCGCCCGCATCCGCGAGATCGCCGACACGGTCGGCGCCTGGGTGTTGGCCGATGTCGCGCATTTTGCGGGTCTCATCGCGGCGGGCGAATATCCCTCGCCCTTCCCGCACGCGCATGTGGCGACCACAACCACGCACAAAACGCTGCGCGGCCCGCGCGGCGGCATGATCCTGACCGATGACGAGGCACTGGCCAAGAAGTTCAACTCAGCCATCTTCCCTGGTATCCAGGGCGGCCCGCTGATGCACGTGATCGCGGGCAAGGCCGTTGCCTTCGGCGAGGCGCTGGACCCCTCCTTCAAGGGCTACATTCAGCAAGTCATCAAAAACGCGCAAGCGATGGCCGACCAGCTGATGAAGGGCGGTCTGGACATCGTCACCGGCGGCACCGACACGCATGTCATGCTGGTCGATCTGCGCCCCAAGGGCGTCAAGGGCAACGTCGCGGACGCCGCTTTGGGCCGCGCGCATATCACCTGCAACAAGAACGGCGTGCCCTTCGATCCGGAAAAGCCGACCGTGACGAGCGGCCTGCGCCTTGGCAGCCCGGCAGGCACGACCCGCGGCTTCAAGGAGGCCGAATTCCGCAAGATCGCCGATCTCATCGTCGAGGTGGTTGACGGGCTGGCGGCCAATGGTGCGGATGGCAACGAGGCCGTCGAGGAGAAGGTGCGCAAAGAGGTTGCACAAATCTGCGAACGCTTCCCGCTTTATCCCAACCTCTGA
- a CDS encoding NAD kinase has protein sequence MTRRIAFVASRAPLAIAARAALVARYGDAPEDAADVIVALGGDGFMLHTLHSTQELDVPVYGMNRGTVGFLMNEYAEDDLIERLEAAGEEVINPLSMRAESADGQMHHALAINEVSLLRGGPQAAALRISVDGLVRLEELICDGALVSTPAGSTAYNYSAHGPILPIGADVLALTAVAAFRPRRWRGALLPKAAVVRFDTCEPEKRPVMAVADANSVDNVLWVEIRSEPSIGHRILFDPGHGLEERLLREQFV, from the coding sequence ATGACGCGCAGGATCGCTTTCGTCGCCAGTAGGGCACCTTTGGCCATTGCCGCGCGTGCAGCACTGGTGGCGCGATACGGTGACGCACCCGAGGATGCGGCAGACGTGATCGTGGCCCTGGGCGGTGATGGTTTCATGCTGCACACGCTGCACAGCACCCAGGAATTGGACGTGCCGGTCTACGGCATGAATCGCGGCACCGTCGGCTTTTTGATGAACGAATACGCCGAGGACGATCTGATAGAGAGGCTTGAGGCCGCCGGCGAAGAGGTCATCAATCCGTTGTCGATGCGCGCCGAGTCCGCGGATGGCCAAATGCACCACGCCCTTGCGATCAACGAGGTGTCGCTCTTGCGTGGCGGCCCGCAGGCGGCGGCGCTGCGCATCTCGGTCGATGGTCTCGTGCGGCTCGAAGAGCTGATCTGCGACGGTGCGCTGGTCTCAACGCCCGCAGGCTCCACCGCCTACAATTATAGCGCACACGGCCCCATCCTGCCCATCGGCGCGGATGTTCTGGCGCTGACGGCCGTTGCCGCGTTCCGCCCCCGGCGCTGGCGCGGCGCATTGCTGCCCAAGGCCGCCGTTGTGCGCTTTGATACCTGCGAGCCCGAGAAGAGGCCCGTGATGGCCGTCGCGGATGCCAACTCGGTCGACAACGTGCTCTGGGTCGAGATCCGGTCCGAGCCCAGCATCGGGCACCGCATCCTCTTTGATCCCGGTCACGGCCTCGAGGAGCGACTTTTGCGTGAGCAGTTCGTCTGA
- a CDS encoding CsbD family protein, whose protein sequence is MNWDTIKGNWNQLTGEAKSQWGKLTDDDVQEAAGDREKLVGKIQERYGIAKDEAERQVDEFAAKQ, encoded by the coding sequence ATGAACTGGGACACCATCAAAGGCAACTGGAACCAACTGACCGGCGAAGCCAAATCGCAATGGGGCAAGTTGACCGATGACGACGTTCAGGAAGCTGCCGGCGATCGCGAAAAGCTGGTCGGCAAAATTCAGGAACGCTACGGCATCGCCAAAGACGAGGCCGAGCGCCAAGTGGACGAATTCGCTGCCAAACAGTGA
- a CDS encoding sulfotransferase family 2 domain-containing protein has product MIISPGRNYVFVHIPKTGGSSLATALEGRAMRDDILIGDTPKARKRRGRLKDLAPAGRLWKHSTLADIDGIMPSDWMQNALVFTLVRNPWDRLVSYYHWLRAQSFDHPAVTAARDVGFDAFLARPDIQASIRANPYTRYVYQPPPARAPLFIRLEQFSKDAAPLWEHLGFELDLPRVNTSERAADYTQYYDDTTRGIVESICAEDIARFGYRYGSSLRKQ; this is encoded by the coding sequence ATGATCATTTCGCCCGGCCGTAACTACGTCTTCGTGCATATCCCCAAGACAGGAGGCTCGTCGTTGGCCACTGCGCTGGAGGGGCGGGCAATGCGCGACGATATCCTCATCGGCGACACGCCCAAGGCGCGCAAACGGCGCGGGCGGCTCAAGGATCTGGCCCCGGCCGGGCGCCTATGGAAGCATTCGACCCTCGCGGATATCGACGGCATCATGCCGTCCGACTGGATGCAGAACGCGCTGGTCTTTACCTTGGTGCGCAATCCTTGGGACAGGCTGGTCAGCTATTATCACTGGCTGCGTGCGCAGAGCTTCGATCATCCAGCGGTCACAGCGGCGCGCGATGTCGGCTTTGACGCGTTTCTTGCGCGCCCTGACATCCAGGCTTCGATCCGCGCCAACCCCTACACGCGGTATGTGTACCAGCCGCCGCCCGCGCGTGCGCCGCTTTTCATCCGGCTGGAGCAATTCTCCAAGGACGCAGCCCCCCTTTGGGAGCATCTGGGATTCGAACTGGACCTGCCGCGCGTGAATACGTCAGAGCGTGCGGCGGATTATACGCAGTATTACGATGACACGACACGCGGCATCGTCGAATCGATCTGCGCCGAGGATATCGCGCGTTTCGGGTACCGATACGGAAGCTCATTGCGGAAGCAATGA
- a CDS encoding Hint domain-containing protein, with amino-acid sequence MTMFGWLGSDEAPEAAPQVGAASGMGQVGLAGSVRVAGPGGWRAVRSVAPGDMLLTFDGGLQRVEATMSEPASPACGVCPNALWPIEVPPGALGNRDLMHLAADQPILIESDLAETLTGDPFAIVPARSLMGVRGIHRAPPSANEVVVTLSFAEEQIVFAAGGAALHCPVAADLLAATGAPARYPLLPLETALRVVSQLAPATLQARSAGLPGIRS; translated from the coding sequence ATGACGATGTTCGGATGGCTGGGCAGTGATGAGGCACCGGAGGCCGCCCCCCAAGTGGGCGCGGCCTCTGGCATGGGGCAGGTCGGCCTTGCCGGATCGGTGCGCGTTGCGGGGCCCGGCGGGTGGCGCGCGGTGCGCAGTGTTGCGCCCGGTGACATGCTTCTGACATTCGATGGCGGTCTCCAGCGCGTCGAGGCCACTATGAGCGAGCCTGCCTCACCGGCCTGCGGTGTATGCCCCAACGCGCTCTGGCCCATCGAGGTGCCACCCGGGGCACTGGGTAACCGCGACTTGATGCACCTGGCCGCCGATCAGCCCATCCTGATCGAAAGCGATCTGGCCGAAACACTGACCGGCGATCCCTTTGCCATCGTGCCCGCGCGTAGCCTGATGGGCGTGCGCGGCATACACCGCGCGCCGCCTTCGGCCAATGAGGTGGTCGTGACGCTCAGCTTTGCGGAGGAGCAGATCGTCTTTGCGGCGGGCGGCGCCGCGCTCCATTGTCCCGTCGCCGCCGATCTTCTGGCCGCAACCGGCGCGCCGGCGCGTTACCCGCTTTTGCCTTTGGAGACCGCGCTGCGCGTCGTGTCGCAACTGGCGCCAGCCACCCTTCAGGCCCGGTCTGCCGGGCTGCCCGGCATCAGATCATAG
- a CDS encoding glutathione S-transferase family protein codes for MSLKLYCMGESGNAYKAALPLALSGLEWEPVYVDFFNGETRSKAFRKLNPMGEVPVLVDGDQVITQSGLIQMHITEKSGKFGGANPSEARDILRWVLWDNHKLSSQAGMTRFLMNFLPAEKRNADVIAFAQGRLAAAYGVLDAHLDGRDWIVGDTPSNADFSCCGYLFYPEPFGFERADWPAIDSWLSRIELLPGWRHPYDLMPGSPADRA; via the coding sequence ATGAGCCTGAAACTGTATTGCATGGGCGAGTCGGGCAATGCCTACAAGGCTGCCCTGCCCTTGGCGCTGAGCGGTCTCGAGTGGGAGCCAGTCTATGTCGATTTCTTCAACGGTGAAACGCGCAGCAAGGCGTTTCGCAAGCTGAACCCGATGGGCGAAGTGCCGGTGCTGGTCGATGGCGACCAGGTGATCACGCAATCGGGCCTCATCCAGATGCATATCACCGAAAAATCCGGCAAATTTGGCGGCGCGAACCCGTCCGAGGCACGCGATATCTTGCGCTGGGTGCTGTGGGACAATCACAAGCTCAGCAGCCAGGCGGGCATGACGCGCTTCTTGATGAACTTCCTGCCCGCCGAAAAGCGTAATGCCGATGTGATCGCCTTCGCCCAAGGCCGCCTTGCAGCGGCGTACGGGGTGCTGGACGCACATCTGGACGGGCGTGACTGGATCGTGGGAGACACGCCGAGTAACGCGGATTTCAGCTGCTGTGGCTATCTGTTCTATCCCGAGCCTTTCGGGTTCGAGCGCGCCGATTGGCCTGCGATCGACAGCTGGCTGAGCCGGATCGAGCTGCTGCCGGGATGGCGCCACCCCTATGATCTGATGCCGGGCAGCCCGGCAGACCGGGCCTGA
- a CDS encoding MerR family transcriptional regulator translates to MSSDTMTIREMCDTYEVTPRTLRFYEAKELLAPIRQGQKRLFTKRDRARLKLILRGKRFGFSLEQIRQLLDLYDAGDQQYSQMLRTQELAAERLEDMMRQRDELDGAINDLRTQMDWVARMLAERDGSSAHAAE, encoded by the coding sequence ATGAGCAGCGATACCATGACCATCCGCGAGATGTGCGACACCTATGAGGTGACCCCGCGCACACTCAGATTTTATGAGGCGAAAGAGCTGCTGGCACCAATCCGCCAAGGGCAGAAGCGCCTTTTCACCAAACGTGATCGCGCACGGCTGAAGCTGATTTTGCGCGGCAAGCGCTTCGGCTTCTCTCTCGAGCAGATCCGCCAACTTCTTGATCTCTACGATGCCGGCGATCAGCAATACAGCCAGATGCTGCGCACGCAGGAATTGGCCGCTGAGCGGCTGGAGGACATGATGCGCCAGCGCGACGAGCTTGACGGCGCAATCAACGATTTGCGCACTCAGATGGACTGGGTTGCCCGGATGCTTGCCGAACGCGATGGAAGCTCGGCGCACGCAGCGGAGTAA